From the Deltaproteobacteria bacterium genome, the window GCATTGCAGCAAGAGTTTGCCGATGCCAAGGTGGCCATCGAGGCGGCCCAGAAGGCCCAGGCTGAAAAATTCTCTCCGGAGCCCCTCAAGAAAGCCCAGGATCTGCTGATCACCGCTGACAATGCTAAGGCCTTTAAGGATTCTGTTAAATTTGCCCAAGCTTCCCGCTTGGCTCGTGCCTATGCCGAGTTGGCCAAAGCAATTGCCGAGTTAAAATCTGAAGAGGAAAAGCTGGCCGCAACCCAAGAGGAGCTACAGAAAGCGAAGGACGAAATCGAACGACTGAAAAAGGTTATTGTCCAAGGGCATACAGATAGCGTTGGTAAGGAAGAAGTCAACCAGGCCCTTTCCGAGAAGCGTGCCCAGAAGGTGAGAGAATATCTGGTAGCTTATCAGGACATCCAACCCACCAGAG encodes:
- a CDS encoding OmpA family protein, encoding MAAKKFIFLRVAFPLLLFMSFCSGLAGAQDITPALQQEFADAKVAIEAAQKAQAEKFSPEPLKKAQDLLITADNAKAFKDSVKFAQASRLARAYAELAKAIAELKSEEEKLAATQEELQKAKDEIERLKKVIVQGHTDSVGKEEVNQALSEKRAQKVREYLVAYQDIQPTRVTTQGVGPSQPVATNTTEAGRALDRRVEIAIQTGE